The following proteins come from a genomic window of Leopardus geoffroyi isolate Oge1 chromosome A3, O.geoffroyi_Oge1_pat1.0, whole genome shotgun sequence:
- the SCP2D1 gene encoding SCP2 sterol-binding domain-containing protein 1, with translation MWKRIDHQPKIKAGDGPQAAQLKELGAAQEPAMSHALELSEFQSFPVFEDISHHIKEEGAQLVKKVNAIFQLDITKDGKTILQWTIDLKNGSGDMYLGPARLPADTIFTIPEPIFMELVLGKMNPQKAFLAGKFKVSGKVLLGQKLERVFKDWAKF, from the coding sequence ATGTGGAAGAGAATTGACCATCAACCCAAAATCAAAGCAGGGGACGGACCTCAGGCAGCCCAGCTCAAAGAACTGGGTGCAGCTCAGGAACCTGCCATGTCACACGCTCTAGAGCTGTCAGAATTCCAGAGCTTTCCTGTGTTTGAAGACATTAGCCATCACATCAAAGAAGAGGGGGCCCAACTGGTAAAGAAAGTCAATGCCATCTTTCAGCTGGACATCACCAAAGATGGGAAGACCATTCTGCAGTGGACCATCGATCTGAAGAATGGTTCTGGGGACATGTATCTAGGACCTGCCAGGCTCCCAGCAGACACTATCTTCACAATCCCAGAACCCATCTTTATGGAGTTGGTTTTGGGCAAAATGAACCCTCAGAAGGCTTTCCTTGCTGGCAAGTTCAAAGTGAGTGGCAAAGTTCTGCTTGGTCAGAAGCTGGAGAGGGTTTTCAAAGACTGGGCTAAATTTTAA